A section of the Hevea brasiliensis isolate MT/VB/25A 57/8 chromosome 17, ASM3005281v1, whole genome shotgun sequence genome encodes:
- the LOC110651962 gene encoding vacuolar-sorting protein BRO1 translates to MMLQYGDLAKLKTKKIVFEDVIAVRDSVSLEHLKELSSKRRVIEDSINQTSFITEAIAREMSGGSTSRWEQERLRLEHYLPLLENFISHADTVSINSQIAWWISQLKIQWSSVLSSSSFFNLTGPKFFQVDNLRFELVMTLFLYGAILRERALEFLPADLKQSAFIFREAAGVFHYLAHEVLPSLHPAISAERPPEATISVNSAMSLICLAEAQAVYIRKAEETGNTGFGVLAKLHHGVAELLSEAIGALNSGIGEYKAIASRFLEFMSSCKALHDLRSQTYFAKGLKNDGQVGVAIGVLCNALISVKRKLPGEDSWKTVFTKEIENSEDTLRKFEYENEFVWHEKIPSGDELPLPQGNKIVKIEPYQPKKWERELVFKI, encoded by the exons ATGATGCTGCAATATGGAGACCTGGCTAAGCTTAAAACGAAGAAG ATTGTGTTTGAGGATGTAATTGCTGTGCGTGATTCTGTATCTCTGGAGCATCTGAAAGAGTTAAGTTCCAAGCGTAGGGTAATTGAGGACTCCATTAATCAAACAAGCTTCATCACAGAAGCTATTGCAAGAGAAATGTCTGGTGGATCCACTTCTCGTTGGGAGCAG GAACGTCTCAGACTGGAACATTACCTGCCATTGTTGGAAAATTTCATTTCTCATGCTGATACTGTCAGCATCAATAGTCAGATAGCCTGGTGGATTTCACAACTCAAGATACAATGGAGCAGTGTTCTTAGTTCATCATCTTTCTTTAACCTTACAGGTCCAAAGTTTTTTCAAGTTGATAATTTGCGGTTTGAGCTTGTTATGACCCTTTTCCTTTATGGAGCAATACTCAGGGAGAGGGCTTTGGAGTTTCTGCCAGCAG ACTTAAAGCAATCAGCCTTCATCTTCAGAGAAGCCGCTGGAGTCTTTCATTATTTAGCTCATGAGGTTCTTCCCTCTTTACATCCTGCAATATCTGCAGAAAGGCCGCCAGAAGCTACCATATCAGTGAATTCTGCTATGAGTCTTATTTGTTTGGCTGAGGCCCAG GCTGTATACATAAGAAAGGCTGAAGAAACAGGAAATACAGGGTTTGGTGTTTTGGCAAAGCTGCACCATGGTGTTGCAGAACTGCTCAGTGAAGCAATTGGTGCTTTAAATTCTGGGATTGGAGAGTACAAGGCTATTGCATCACGCTTTTTG GAATTTATGTCATCTTGCAAAGCTCTACATGATTTACGAAGTCAGACATACTTCGCTAAAGGTTTAAAGAATGATGGCCAAGTTGGAGTTGCCATTGGAGTTCTTTGTAATGCATTAATCAGTGTGAAAAGGAAATTGCCAGGGGAGGATTCATGGAAAACTGTCTTTACAAAAGAAATTGAAAATTCGGAAGATACCCTCAGGAAGTTTGAATATGAGAATGAGTTTGTTTGGCATGAAAAGATTCCTTCTGGGGATGAGTTGCCATTACCCCAAGGCAACAAAATTGTGAAGATAGAACCTTATCAGCCCAAAAAATGGGAGAGAGAACTTGTTTTTAAGATTTAG